A section of the Malus sylvestris chromosome 17, drMalSylv7.2, whole genome shotgun sequence genome encodes:
- the LOC126611144 gene encoding glutathione S-transferase F9-like — protein sequence MLLRHKKTTNGWMYTCEQPHPPSTPILNSSIQLLECYIIRSKEPEAGVCRSDLNPSVLTLRSHNMVVKVYGPLYAAPKRVLVCLVEKEVHFETVPIDLLKGENKHPDFLKLQPFGTVPLIQDGDYTLYESRAIMRYYAEKYKSQGTDLLGKTIEERGLVEQWLEVEAHNFQPPIYNLVVHILFAPVLGFPSDPKILQESEEKLGKVLDIYEEQLSKSKYLAGDFFSLADISHLPFTHFLVANMGKEYMIKDRKHVSAWWDDISNRPSWKRVLQFGDPF from the exons ATGCTGCTAAGACATAAGAAAACTACAAATGGATGGATGTATACATGTGAGCAGCCCCACCCACCCTCCACTCCAATTTTAAATTCTTCCATCCAATTGTTGGAGTGCTATATAATAAGAAGTAAAGAACCAGAAGCTGGAGTTTGCAGATCTGATCTAAATCCTTCGGTTTTAACACTAAGAAGTCATAACATGGTGGTGAAGGTGTATGGGCCTCTGTACGCCGCCCCAAAGCGTGTGCTGGTATGCCTTGTTGAGAAAGAGGTTCACTTTGAGACAGTCCCCATTGATCTTCTCAAGGGAGAGAACAAACACCCTGATTTCCTCAAGTTACAG CCATTTGGAACAGTTCCTCTCATTCAAGATGGGGATTATACTCTATATG AATCACGCGCAATCATGAGGTACTACGCAGAAAAATATAAGTCACAAGGGACTGATTTGCTGGGAAAGACAATTGAGGAAAGAGGGCTTGTAGAACAATGGCTGGAAGTTGAAGCACACAACTTCCAGCCACCAATCTACAACTTGGTCGTTCACATTCTCTTTGCCCCAGTTTTGGGTTTTCCTTCAGACCCCAAGATCTTACAAGAGAGTGAAGAAAAGCTGGGAAAAGTGCTGGACATTTACGAGGAGCAGCTGTCGAAGAGCAAGTACTTGGCCGGTGATTTCTTCAGCCTTGCTGATATTAGCCACCTTCCATTCACTCACTTCTTGGTGGCTAATATGGGGAAGGAGTATATGATCAAGGACAGAAAGCATGTCTCTGCATGGTGGGATGACATTAGCAACAGACCATCTTGGAAGAGGGTCCTACAGTTTGGTGACCCATTTTAA